The Bacteroidetes bacterium GWF2_43_63 genomic sequence AGTTCATTACAATACTGACGACCGGAGTAACATTCTTTCCGTTTTTCACATACTGATCGCGGTACGAAGTACACCATGCACCTCCGCGTTTCGAAGCGCGCGGATGGAAATCCATGTATAAAACTGCCAGGTGCTGACTATTTGTATCTAAAACTTCATACACAGTGACATCTTTATGATATATGGGCATGTTTTCCAGCTTTTTGAAAGTGATGCCATATAGCTTGTTGCTGAGTAAAAATATTCCTTCACGAACATTGTCGAGACTGAAATAAGGACGAAGCATTTCTTCGTCGAGGTCATATTTTTCCTTGCGGATTTTTTCAGCATAATACCACCAATCCCAGACTTCGAGTTTGAAATTTCCACCTTCCTTGTCAATCATTTTCTGCATATCAGCGGCTTCTGATTTGCCAACTGGCAGTGCAGCATCCCATACGGTCTGCAGAAGTTCATATACTTTTTCAGACGTTTTGGCCATATTGCGATCGAGAATAAACGAAGCATGATTGAGGTAGCCCAGCAGCTTTGCACGTTCCAAACGCAATGAAACAATTTCGGTAATTATTTTTTTATTGTCGTTTTCATTATTGTTGTCGCCGCGCAGGAAATATCCTTTGTAAATTTTTTCGCGCAATTCGCGGCGCTCCGAATACTGAAGGAAAGGAATCATACTGGGTTTGTCAGCCGTGAACAGCCATTTCCCATCCATCTTCTTTTCTTTTGCAGCTTCAGCAGCGGCATCTACAACACTCTGAGGAAGACCGGCAAGATCTTCTTTCTTGTCAATCACCATCTGAAATGCATTGTTGTCGGCCATCACATGATCGCCAAACTGCAACTCGAGAACCGACATTTTTTCATTGATTTCACGAAGGCGCTCTTTGCCTTTCTTGTCAAGGTTAGCTCCACTTCTTACAAAATCGAGATATATTATTTCAGTGAGTTTTTTCTGTTCGGGGTTCAGGCCACTGCGATTGCTATATACAGTCTGAATTCGTTTGAATAAATTTTCATTCAGCACAATGTCATCGCTGTGTTTCGACATTTTTGGAGCCATTTCCTGAGCCAGATTCTGCATCGAATCATTGGTATTGGCTTCGAGTTCGTTGTAAAAAACTGAACTTACACGTGACAGCATTTGACCGCTTGCATCGAATTTTGCAACCGTGTTTTCAAAGGTCGCAGCTTCTTTATTGTTTGCGATTGAATCAATCTCAAGCATCTGCTGTTTCATTCCTTCTTCCAGAGCCGGCTGATAATGTTCGAATTTAATTTTATCGAATGGAGGAACGCCAAACTGAGTATTAAACTCAGAAAAGAATGGATTGTCTTTATTCTTTTTATCAGCGCCACCGCAGCCTGCGATGAGAATCATGACAACATAAGGCATAGCTTTCAGTGAGAAGATTTTTTTCATGTCTTATTTTTTTGCAAAGCTACAATCTTAATGCAAATCAAAACACCTGATAATTAATAAAATATACTTATAGCTGCTTTTCACAAACCGAAAGCAGAGAATAATATGTACGAAGCAAAATTTATACGCTTAATAACGTATCAAATAAGATGAAATATTGGAAAGCAAATGACAGCTTACGGTTTTGGCGGGCTGCACGGATCGCACGGAAACGCATACAATAACTTAAAGCCTGACCAGGCGCCAGATCCAACTGTGATTTTCCCGTAGGTCTTTTCGAAATATTTCTGACAATTCGGATTTGGAGGCAGATTGCTTCCAGCTGTATAAACAATATAGTAATCATAGCTGCCGGCATGCAGGCCAGCAGAGAAATGCCCATTTGCATCGGTCATGGTAATTACAAAATCGGAGGGATCTGCAGAATTCACAAATTTAATTTTCTGCGAAGCAAGCGGATGTTCCATGCTGAATTCCTTCTCGAACTCAGGAGTAGGTTTGACTCCTCCACAATATCGCCGCTTGTAATAGGCAGAACCACTGGCTATTTCTTCTTGTTTCCAGCTTACATTTTTGTTGTCTTTTTCTTCAGGAACCACCGTGGCTACAGTGGCAGGGTCTGTAACCAAAGTTGTGTCTTTGGTCTGCTCTGCAACAACACTGTCGCTTTTGAGCTGAGCCTGTTCATCCTTATGCTTGCAGAATGTCAGCATAAGCGATAGAAAAGAAAGCAGAACGATAATTTGAATTTTCATATTCAAGGATTGAAGAATATACAAACCTACATAAAATTTTCAACAAAGGCTAATTGCGAATTGAGGCTTTTATGAGCGAAAGAATCAACTGTTTTTAAAAATTCGGATTGGCAAGCACCAATGTTCGCATAATTATTTTACTTTTGCAGAAACGTAAACGGGATGTAGCGATCCATTAACAAAACCAGGAAAGGAGGGCAGCCTATGATTGAACAGATCAGGCTTGACAAAGTAAAATGGTTACATATTCTTTATCCATCCGATGAAGATTATAATCTCCTGATTGACGAGTATCATTTTCACCCACTGGATATTGAGGACTGCAAGACGCGGGCTCAGCGATCGAAAATAGACATCTACGATGATTATTATTTCCTGATTCTGCATTTCCCTTACTTCGACAAGGTCAACCGTTTCATTAAAGTCAAGGAAATTAAAATTTTCTGGGGCAAAGATTTCATCATCACTATTGGCAGTGCTCATTGGGTGATCCGCGACCTGTTCGAGGATTTCCGGCGCCAAATCGGAGATGGTCACATTGATGAGTATCTGCAGTCGTCGGATATGTTGTTGTACAGAATTCTTGAATTACTTATGAAAGAAACGCAGGTGATTCTGCAACGAACCGACACGGAAATTGACCTGATCAATAAAGAAATGTTTAGCCGCAATGCGGATAAAATTATTGAGAAAATATCAATCACCCGAAAGAATGTAATTCTGCTGAACACGACATTTAAACCTCAGCTTCGTCTGTTTCACAAATTCGAAAGCGGCGAGGTGAAAGGATTCGTTGAAGATATGGAAGAATACTGGGGCAACATTCTCGACTATTATCAGAAAAACTGGGATATGATTGAGGATGATGGCGAATTGCTGGAAGGATTGTCGAAAACGTTCGATTCTATGCAGGCCAATCGTACCAACGAAATCATGAAAATGCTCACTTTCATCAGTACGACTTTACTTCCACTGACTTTTATCACTGGATTGTATGGGATGAATGTGGCGCTGCCATTTGGCGAACATCCTTACGCTTTTTCGATGATTATCGGCATCATGCTGCTGATTGTTATTTTTCTGATTTTATATTTCAAACGAAAACGCTGGATGTAAGCGGAGGATTCAATGCGCGGGAAAAAAGGTGTCTCTCTGATCTTTATGTTGATCCTTGTCCTCACCTGGGGCTCATCATTCATTTTGATGAAAAAAGCGCTGGTGTATTTCCCGAGCGATATTGTTGCTGCATACCGCATGACAGCTGCATTTGCAATCATGCTGGTTCCTGCGCTGTATTATCTTTTCAAAATCCCGTTCAAGACTTTTTTACTGCTCACGCTGTCCGGAATATTGGCCAATGGTCTTCCGGCTTTTCTTTTCGCCTATGCTCAAACCGGCATCGAGAGCTATGTTGCTGGAATACTGAACAGCACTACAACTCTTTCTACATTGATTATTGGTGTTTTGTTTTTTGCCTACAAAGCAAAATGGCTGAGCGTTGCCGGTGTCATTGTCGGCTTTGCCGGCATTATTGGATTGCTCGCTTTTGCAGGCGGAAAGACGCTAAGTTTTAATTTTAGCTATGGGGTTTATATTCTGATTGCAACAACAGCCTATGCCTTGAATATCAATTTTATAAAACGATGGCTTGGCAATGTGCCGACATTCCCAATGGTTTCCATGGTGTTTTTTGTTACCGGAATCTGCTCCTCGATTTACTTGTTTGGGTATTCGGAATTTGTTTCAATCGTTCGCACCACGAGCGGCAGCGGGTATGGAATTTTGTACATGAGCATTCTTGGCATTGTTGGGTCAGCCCTTGCGTTGCTATTGTATTACCACTTAATAAAAATTGCAGACATTCTTTTTGTGGCATCGGTCACCTACCTCATGCCAGTAGTTTCAACGCTCTGGGGCATGGGCGACGGTGAAGTACTGGGGCTCGCTCATGTTGCATTCATTCTGCTTATACTGGTTGGAGTCTTCATGGTCAATTACCACGACCTGATGGGGAAGATCAAGAACAGATATAATACCAAAGTGATTTATAAATCAGGTAAATAAATTTTGCACGACTCCGGAGGAGTCACATGTCTGTAGACCTTGATCAAACAAAATTACGACTCCAGAGGAGTCGCATATTAAGAGCTGCATCTTCTGATAATGCTTGTTTATATGCGACCCGCCAGCCGGCGGATCGTGTATGCGTTATTGGTTTTCTACAGATATGTGATGCCTCTGGCATCATCCATCAATATTAAATACAATAATTTTGTAGTTATTGGACCATCTGTTAATTCACTTTGGGATAAATGAAAAAAAGCATGAACACAATGAATTCATGCTTTCAATAAAAACACAACAACTATTTTTCGAGAGCATTCAGACGCTGTTCAAGCTGCTGGATTTTCTGTTCCAGTGTTTCAATAACTGTCTGTTGTTCCTGAATGGCTTTTGTAAGCACCGGGACAAGCGAGATGTAATCAACCATGTAATATCCGGTTACATTGCTTGATTCGCCGCGCGTTTTGCTATGATCAATGGTAGGATCTGTAATGAATTTCTTGTTGGTTACAACCTGTGGAAATACCTTTTCAAGGTCCTGTGCAACAAATCCAAATGAGGTTTTTTCAGGATCAAAATGTTTTCCGGGGAATTCATCAGCTCTCCATTTATATGACTTCGGTTCCAACTGCATAACAGCATCCAAAGCATTTTCGATGGGTTTGATTTCTTTTTTCCATCGTTCATCGGATGCTGTAAAAACACTGGCATCCACATAAATGTCACCAATGAAATATCCACCCCATCCTGAGTTTGAATTTGACGATCCATAAACACCATAACCTGCACCGTTGTTGGCAATGTGAAGCCCAAACAAACCTGAATAGGTACCTGCAGTAGATCCTTCCAACGCATTATAGCCATTCCCGCTATCAGAGTTTTCAAAGAATCCTGATCCACCTGAGGTGTGACTATTATAAGAATTAATCAGCCAGGGATTGGTAGCATTCCATGCAGTAGAATTGTACACTGAGAAAATATCACCAGCAGTGTATGTGGTGCTATTTATTAATACATGATCATTTCCACCATCAACAAAAAACATATTTGCAGCAGTGTTGGATTCAACCCGGAAATCATAATCGTTGCTTTGGTCGTTTACAACCGCTTCGGTAGTGCTCATTCTGAAACGCTCAACGCCAGCAGTTGAATAACCAAGAATATCTGCACCAGGGCTAAATGCACCGGTATTGGGATCAGCAACATACGTCCAGAAAGGCAAAGCTGCAGTTCCAAGCGCATTGGCCATCACCTGGTCGCCATTGGCAACACGAAGGCGGATGGTGTTGTTTGTACGAAAATCCAGAGCCTGAGCATCGGTAGTGCCTAAGAAATTTGTTCCTGAAACAGTACCCGTATTTCCCAACAGCGCCCAGCCAACAGTGGATGTACCTGATAAAATACGAACCCAGGCAGAGCCGCTCCAATAGTAAAAGCCAGGAGTTACATCAGATACAGCAGCTGTATTATACACAAGCAAACTGATTGCAGGAGCAGTGACTGGCAAAGCTGATGCTGTCCCTGTGAGTGCAACTCTGGGAATAAGCATACCTGATGTGGTCGATCTGACTTCAAGCATAGCAGAGGCGTCGGGCGTTATTGTAGCTGAGGAAATTCCAACCTGCGCCAGAACATTGCCAGACATGCAAAAAAGAATTAGGGCCAGGAACATTCCTGCCGCGCCGATTCGATGTTGGGTCTTTGTATTCATTTTTTTGGTTTTAATTGCTTAAGGTTTTTTAGTTTTGCTTTATCAGGAATATTCATTTTCGACACTGCTACAACAAAGTCCTGCTGCTGTTATCGTTTTTCAGGATGTATCGCACCATAAACTCAAAGCCACCATTCATATTTGTGAACTTACTAAGTTTCGACACGTTGACATCGTAGGAAACGCCCATGGCAAAATCGTTGAGTTCAATCATGGCATAGGTAATTGCAGCGTCTCCTGCTCTGTACTGTTCTCCAATTGTCAGATAGGCATCTTTGATAAATCCGGTATATTTCGATTCTTCACGAAGCTGGTACCGGAATCCAAGTCCCGGAATCATTTCCTTTTGTGTACCCTGCATTGAGTAATAAAAACCCGGAATCAAAGCAAGATTTGAATTGCCAATCTGAATTACTGAACGAAAATGCGCGTTTATGCGCATATCAATTGTCTCGTCAGCAGTGCCGGTAAATTGATAGGCTGGTTGGGTAACATGCTGTACTGCGCCGCCAACATTGAATTTGAATCCCTCATTCGATTTCAAGCCTTTGGTATTATTGGAAAAGCTGTAATTCAACCCGGCTCCAAAATCAGTGTAAGCAAAATCCATATTTGTAAACATCTCGTTGCTGGTAATGGTTCCGTCAAATCCGGTTGTACCGTCATATTGATTCACCCACATCTGATTCTCATCGCTCAGCTTTTTTTGCACATAGCCGCCGTAAATACCAGCGCCCAACATATTGCTTTCATTCAGGTAGAGTTGGTAAGCTACGTTCAGGATTGCACCTGTTGTGGTGAATTGTACATCACCGGTTACATCATTGAATGCAGTAATACCAATAGCAAGAAAACCGTTGGTTGTATTTCCTTTGTTGAAAGAAATATCGTAGGAAAAATCATAGTTGTTATAGGCTGCGCCCAGACTTTTCCACTGATTTTTATAATTGAGGACAAAGCGGTGATTGCCGTCAAAATATCCGGTCAACGCTGGATTAAGCAACAAAGGAGCTTCATTGTACTGTGAGTAGTGCATGTCCTGAGCGCGCATTCCAAAAGTGAATGCCATCAGAGTTGCCAGAATATATATTTGCTTTTTCATACTTTGATTCTCCTTATCTTGCTATGGTTATATATCCGTTGTATTCTTTCACCGTTGTTTCTCCTTCAAATATCAGCGAAACCGCATAGGGATAAGCACCCTGTTCAACTGGTTTGCCCTTGTATTCACCATTCCACCCTTCATTCTGATCATCTGATTCGAAAACTTTTTCACCCCATCGGTCATAGATATGCAAAGTAAAGCTGGTGATGCCCTTTCCCTGAACAAGGTAAATATCATTGTTTCCATCTCCATTGGGAGAGAAAATGTTTGGAATATAAACATGCGGAGTATAACACGAGTCCGTTGCAATATCAACAGTTCCACTGGCGATTCGCAGACAGCCATTGGCGTCGGTTACAGAAACATCGTATGTGCCTGGTGCCAGAAGGAATATAGAATCTGTCGTCTCAGTGGTCTCCCAGGTGGTGTTGTAAGGTGCGGAACCACCTGTAATATCAACAAAGGCAAATCCGTCGTTTGCACCATAACACGTTTCTGAAACACAGTTCACAACAATGTCCGGGGTTTCATTTACATCAATGGTTGTTGTATCCGAATCACCGCATGCTCCACTAATGGTGTAAACTACAGAATGAGAACCGTCTCCGGCAACAGCAGGATCAAAAGTACCTGCAGCAGAACTGGTTATACCAGGACCACTCCAGCTACCACCATTTTGAGCAGCGGCAAGAGCAACTGAAGAAACGTTGTCGCAGAAAGGTCCTGCAGCAACAATGGATGCATTGGCCTGTGTAGTAATAAGCACCTGAATAGTATCGCTGTCGGGGCAAGGTCCCGATGTGGTATAAACAATTTCATGAGTTCCCACTCCCGCAATAACCGGAGAAAAAGAGCCAGCATTTACATCTGTAATTCCCGTACCGCTCCAGGTACCTCCTGGGTTTGCAGAAGACATTGGGACATTTGCATCAAATTCGCAGAAAGGTCCTGCGGGATTGATGTTTGCTGCAATAACACCATTAACAACAACATACATTGTATCTGAATCGGTACACGAGCCCGCTGATGTGTAAATGATGCGATGTGTTCCAGGGCCAGCCGTACCAGGGTCAAATTCGCCGGTCGAAGTGTTTACCATCCCTGGACCGCTCCATGTACCACCCGGATTTATTGCTGTAAAAATCTCATTGGTCCCGCTTGTGCAAAATGGTCCCGCTGGATTCATTGCAGCATCAGTAATGGTTCCGACAGAAATGATAATACTTGATACGTCAGAACATCCGTTTGCATCAGTGCCTGTAACATTGTAAGTGGTTGTTGCTGCTGGTGTCACTGTGTGTAATGATCCCGCGCCTAGCCCGTTGTCCCAGGCAAATGAAGTTCCGCCAGTTGCTGTAATATCAGTACTTTCACCAACACAAAGCGTAGGATCAGTGGCGCTGGCAGTTATTGCCGGCAGGTTGTTCACAGTTACGGTTACGGTTGATGTACCGGTACAACCATTTACATCGGTACCTGTCACCTGATATGTGGTTGTTGCCGCCGGAGCTACTGTATGCGACAATCCTGCTCCCAGACTATTGTCCCATGAGTATGTACTGCCGCCTCCGGCACTGATTGTTGTATTATTTCCAAAACATATGTCAGCATCGACAGCCGAAGCTGCAATGGTTGGCAATGAATTAACGGCAATAGTAATCGTTGCAGTATTAGAACAGCCCGATGCAGTGGTTCCGGTTACCGCATAGGTTGTGGTTGCAATTGGACTGACGGTGAATGTAGTTCCGGCTCCCAGGCCCTGATCCCATGACAAATTCGCTGCTCCACCACCTGTCAGCGTAGCCGATGCTCCGTTACAAATGGCAGTAAAATCTGCAGCGGCCGTAACCACTGGAACCGCTGAAACGGTAACGGTAACCGATGCAGTATTTTCGCAGCTGTTTACATCCGTACCGGTGACCTGATAGGTAGTGGTAGCTCCAGGAGTAACCGTTTGGGTAGCACCCGCGCCTAATCCGTTATCCCATATGTAAGAGCTGCCTCCGCCACCGGTAATTGATGTGCTTTCTCCAGTACACAAATCAGGAAATGCAGCTACGGCAGAAATGGTTGGCAAGTTATTAACCGTTACCAGAACACTGGCAACATTTGTACAGCCGTTCCCATCTGTTCCTGTTACATTGTATGTCGTAGAGGTTAGAGGTGATACTGTGTGACTGATACCTACGCCAAGTCCGTTGTCCCAGGTATATGAACTGCCGCCACCAGCGCTGACAGGCGTATTGGCGCCAATACACAGCGATGGATCAGTTGCGGCTGCTGTTATTGTCGGCAAATTATTTACATTGACAGTTACAGTTGCGAGATTAGAGCATCCTGCGGCAGAAGTTCCTGTAACCGTATAAGTAGTGGTGGTAATTGGGTTTACTGTATAACTTGAATTTGTTCCGAGACCATCCCAATTATAAGTAGCGCCACCGATTGCACTTACGGTAGTACCGCTTCCCGAACAAACAGTGGGTATTGAAGCTGAAGCTGAAATGGCAGGAATCGTGTTTACTGTTACCGTTACATCAGCAGTCGCTGAACAACCGGTAGCGCTTGATCCTGTAACATTGTAAGTAGTAGTGGCAGCTGGGTTTACAACAAAAGAGCTCCCGGCCCCCAAACCGTTATCCCATGTGTAATTCAAGGCTCCGCCACCGCTGATGGTAGTTGACGAACCAATACATATAGATGGCGATACAGCTGAAGCTGCAACTGCAGGGGCAGTGGTCAGGGTTATTGTAACTGAAGCCGTATTTGTACAGCCATTTATATCGGTTCCTGTAACATTGTAGGTTGTTGTTGCCGCTGGGGAAACGGTATGCGTTGTCCCTGCACCAAGTCCGCTATCCCAAATATAATTACTGCCCCCACCACCGGTAATCGGTGTGCTTTCGCCAGTACAAAGGCTGGGATAGTCAGCTGTTGCCGTGATTGCGGGCTGAGGATTAACTGTCACCGTAACATTTGCGGTGTTTGAACAACCGTTTGCTCCGACACCCGTTACTGTATAAACCGTGGTTGTTAATGGATTGACTGCGTAAGAAACATTGGTTCCCAAACCACTCCAGTTGTACGATGATCCGCCACCAGCGGTAATATTTGTATTGCCGCCTATGCAAAAATCAGGATCGGCCGCTGTTGCGGTGATTCCAGGAAGTGCATTAACCGTTACGTTTATTGCATCAATAGTCTGACAACTGTTTACCGGGTTTGTGACTGTAACAACATAACTACCCGTAGTATTTACGTTAATAGTCTGGGTTGATGCAGTAGTTGACCAATTGTATGAAGCGCCTGCATTACCTGCATTTAAAGAAAGCAAGTTGCCCGAGCAGAAAGTTGTGTCATTGCCAAGATTTACAGTGAGCGCATGCTTTGTAAGCGCCACCGGACGTTCTGAAGCAGGCAGTGTCTGATTAATTGCAGTTGCAACGTATAAAGGAGCTCCAACAGCGGTTGAAGAACCGGCAATTTCGTACCATTGAGCAGAGGGTGCTGTAAGCCAGTTTCCCATTGCATCCCAGCTTCCGTCGGCGGTGTTGTCGTAATAGACTTTAACAGTTGTCTGGTCAGCTCCAGTGGTGTGATTCAGCATGTGAAAAAACAAAGGATTCACCTGGCAAATGATAGCTTCTTTAGTATTTATATTAAAAGTCTCGGTAGTTGGCGTATAATTGGCCATGCGCACTTCGTAGGTGTTTGCTGCTGTCGTTGCCGGCAATAATTCAACTGGCCTGTAGCGTACTGTGCCAACTGATGATCCGGTAGGAAACAAATAAGATGCAACTGAATTGGTAACACGACTCAGTGCGCCACCAATGGTACTGCTGACAAAGCCATTCACCCGAGTGATCGCCACTGTGCTGGGATTGGTAACATACATTGTAAAAGATGCAGTTGCCAATTCAACGCTGTTCAGACTCAGAATATTTGTAGTCGTCTGATCGATTGTCTGTGTCTTGATACCGCTGTTGCTCAGATTCAGGTTGTAAAACGTGCTGGAAACAGAACCAGTCAGCAATTGATTGATTCCTAGAAAATTCACAATACCAGTATAGCATGTGAATGTGTTGTTGTTAATCCAGTCTCCGTTCAGCGTAATTGTACCACGACCGGCAATAGTGCCATTGTTGGTAATGTCATCGGATACAACTGCGGCAGAAGTGATTGCAATTTCATCAACTATTGCACCCGCGTTGTTTTCAACACTGCCTACAACCGTAATGGTAGTGTTTCCGGCAATGCTAAGTCCTCCTTTATTCGTAAGCACAGACTGCCCGCTTGCGCTAATGACCGATGCCACAGCGAAAAACATTGTCAGAATTACTGCTAAAATCGAAGGGTAAAGTTTTTTAATCATGTAATATGGTTTTTAACTTAAAAATCCGCTGTTGAAAAACAGTTTTAAACTTGAAAATTGAGCACAAAATTAGAAATAAATCTGATATAATATCATTCTTTATCACCTGAAAACATGTATTTATACTTTTTACATATTCTTCAACTTGTATAATAATATACATTAAGACACTTTGAAAATAATTGTTATAAAACACTTTAACAGGTTTTCCGTCATTTACTCGGGAGTTAATGCTAATGATCATTTAGTCGGTATATTTAGTTGCTTTATGTGTGTATTTTTGAAATATCATTGCATTTTACTTTACAACCGTTACTTTGCCAAAAACGCTCTTCAAATTTCCCTTTACATTTCTGTATTTGAAACTATAAACATAAACATCCAGCATGCATTCATTGCCCTGAAACAATCCATCCCAACCCTCGCCCTGTTTTTCGGACGAAAATATCTGTGTACCCCATCGGTCAAAAATGCTGAATGAATATTCGCTCAGCATTTCATTATTTCCAATAATAGGGCAAAAGAAATCATTGGCGCCGTCGCCATTTGGAGAGAATGAGTTGGG encodes the following:
- a CDS encoding peptidase M3, giving the protein MKKIFSLKAMPYVVMILIAGCGGADKKNKDNPFFSEFNTQFGVPPFDKIKFEHYQPALEEGMKQQMLEIDSIANNKEAATFENTVAKFDASGQMLSRVSSVFYNELEANTNDSMQNLAQEMAPKMSKHSDDIVLNENLFKRIQTVYSNRSGLNPEQKKLTEIIYLDFVRSGANLDKKGKERLREINEKMSVLELQFGDHVMADNNAFQMVIDKKEDLAGLPQSVVDAAAEAAKEKKMDGKWLFTADKPSMIPFLQYSERRELREKIYKGYFLRGDNNNENDNKKIITEIVSLRLERAKLLGYLNHASFILDRNMAKTSEKVYELLQTVWDAALPVGKSEAADMQKMIDKEGGNFKLEVWDWWYYAEKIRKEKYDLDEEMLRPYFSLDNVREGIFLLSNKLYGITFKKLENMPIYHKDVTVYEVLDTNSQHLAVLYMDFHPRASKRGGAWCTSYRDQYVKNGKNVTPVVSIVMNFTAPTANGPALLNLDETLTFFHEFGHAIHSFFGNVTYERLSGYVPRDFVELPSQVMEHWALHPEMLKLYAKHYKTGEVIPDELIAKIKNSGNFNQGFATLEFIAAAILDMDYHTLENSNNLDVLAFEKASMERLGLIKEILPRYRSTYFNHIFSGGYSSGYYSYVWSEVLDSDAFEAFEESGDIFNKKLAGKFRSEVLAPGGKRDPMEMYVAFRGREPMVDALLRNRGFKK